Within the Nicotiana tabacum cultivar K326 chromosome 11, ASM71507v2, whole genome shotgun sequence genome, the region CAAAATCCCTATGACAGTTACACAAGCAAAGTTTGAGCAAAAAGGTAAATAGTCAGATGTTCTTTTGGTGCATTGCAAATTGTACTTGGTGATTAGTCTTGCTATTACATTAACCAAATAAAGCATCGGTCATCTTTGTATTTATAGTCACTTGAATGCCTTATTGTTTCCTTTGAATAAACCTTTATTGACTTCGCAGGGGAAAGGTTCATACCCAAGAATGtggacaagaagaagaagaagaaactccAAAAAGTTGAGCATAAGATGCTTGGCTGGGGTATGTCTTTTACCTGTCTTTTATTTATAAGCTGGTCTTATGCCACAATATTACCTTTCCAGGTTACTTTTGATTCAAAGAAACGGTTTGGTTATCGAGATCCTGAAATGCTCTTTTATTCATATGTTTGCATTACTGTTGCTGCAGTTTTCATATCTGTGTAAATGAATCTTCTTTCCATTCCAGTTTGCTCTGTGTGAGTTTTGGTTTTGATAAGTTTGGAATAAGTTAGCGACTGAAACCAGCATTTCAGTTTTGCAGCAGCTGAACTGACAATCATTTCTTATTTCTTAATTGGTTACACATATTGTTATCCAAAACGTCCATCATAACCTGTTTGGTTATAGTCCTCAATCAGTCCGGAAGTTTTTTAATTTGCATtatgttgtggctcttcttggaTAGCGAACATGTTACTAACAGTTTGCTGCAGTAGCATCCTGTTCTATTTCTCTGTTGCATCCTAACTTGCCACTGGTTGCTCAATTAGCCTCTGGAAAGTGCATGATAGACTTACATAATCAGCACCCATGTCTTCTCATTATAGGTCATTGATTCCTCCTATCTCTACACCCTTAGCCTGAAATTTCCAGCCACCGAGTTCTATCACACATGCACCCTGACAAACTCCTTCCCGGATTAATCTTACATAATCAGCATCCTTGTCTTCTCATTCTAGGTCATTGTCTCCTCCTATCGCTACACCCCTAGCCTGAAATTTCCAGCGACCGAGTTTTATCGCACATGCACCCTGACAAACTCCTTCCCAGATAAATGCCTTTCCTACTCTTCATGTTTGTCCTTACATGCAGAGACAGTAAATCTGCACCTCAAGCAACCCCCTTATTTATTTCATTTGTCTTCAAATTCAGCTTCTCTCCTTCATCCTTGCGAGGTGCACTATTTGTCGGACCTCGCTCCATTCAGAAGACTGAATAGTCATGAATTCATGATCTTATGTTTTTGAGCTAATTCAAGCTTAAAGGTAAAAGAACAAAAACGTAAAGAGAgaaggatcagttcttgcctttacaTCTGTATTTGTATATCAAAAGAGTGGTATAGAGCATCTTCTATCAGCTTATACATAGTAATCTTCTTTGCTGTGTGGGTGGCGCCGTGGGGGTGCCAATGGGGTTTATGCGAATAATTAGACACTGGCTTTGGAGTTAAAGATCATTGAGCTTTCAAGTCAGCTTCTTATTTGTACCTAGAATTTTTTCTGAGTatggaaaattataagttgactCTTGAGAGATATTAAAGTGTAGGCAGAATGAAGCTGATAAAAGGCATAgtgaattttgaaagaaattttaCTGTGAAGAAATGGACTTTGGTACTCAACCCCGAAAGCTAGGTCAAAAGGTGAAGATTgtccaagaccatataaggagaccatAACTTGTATCCTCCACCAATGTGGGACAGTTAACACCTCCCCTCACACAAAAAACTGGACATATGGAGTGTGGACAACATAACATGGTGGGTAAACCAAGAATAGGAATGAgtttggctctgataccatgtgaagaaatggaccttgggcctaaATCCCAAAAGCTAGCTCAAGAGGTGAGGATTGCCTAAGACTGTACAAGGAGACAACAACACATTTCCTCCACCAATGTGGACTCTTAACATTTATTGATCTTCTTTGTTGCTTCTCAATTATTATTGATTCTTCTTCTATCTCTAATTTGAAACTCGGTTTATGCTAAGATATTATCAGTTAAATCAATGAATGGCTACAGcatatattttccttttttccttgtCCCCTCTTAATTTTCTTTATTACTGGTGGTATCAGGTGGTCGGGATGACGCAAAGATATTGGTCCCAGCTACTGTTTTGCTTCGCTACATGTTCACACCAGCTGAATTGCGGGTAATGTTTCTATGTGGATACTCATTTTCTGTAACCTTTCAATTTCGGTCTGACTGGAACAGTAAATTGTACTCAAAGTGTTAACAGATGAATTGCAGTTGCCAAATTGCCATACCTTTGTAAACTGTTGGCATATCAATGCTGATACTGGTAAACATAACATAGTAATAAGCAGTTGCAGCATATATTAATCACTATGAAGTGGAGGCATTTACTCTGAAGTTCCAGTTATTTTGTTCAGGAAGCTGTCTTGCTACTGTTTTTACCAACATGTAGTTTACTCTAGTTTTGCTACTAGTTGAATCCTTGAGTGTGAGATTTACCTATTAGTTATTGTTTCTGAGCCGCCGTTCAGCTAATGCACTTGAAATCTTGTCAATAGGAGGATGAGAATTTATGCTCCGAACTACAGCAGGACGTCCAAGAAGAGTGTTCAAAGTTTGGCCCAGTGGACTTAGTAAAGGTATTGCCTGTTCTGCGGTTTCTGGATTTTATAATATTGCTTATTTATGTTGTGATATATAAGCTATATGCTCTACTAGGAGATGAGTTATTGATGTGAGTTTGTCGACCAATATAGGGTGATATGTGCGCCTTCTGAGTTTGTTGAATTTCTAAATTATGTGGTTCTGTGCGAAGCTGTTTTGCTCTTTTCACCTGTCGGTAAAGTAGGAATTCTGGGCCTTCAAGATTATAAGTACCTTTTATAATCTTAGAACAACAATTTGCAGTAAAGATCAGAGTCGAAATGCTCATCTGTTCCATAAATTTGCCAGGATTGGTTGCTTGCTTCTTGTTGCACTTCTACATTTGTGCAGTTGATTGAAGGTGGGCCTTGATGCTTCCTTGCATCTAGTACCCTCTACATAAGCAACTACTATGCTCCGAAGGAATAGTTACAGTGCATTGCCTGCTTGTTAAATGTTAAATTGGAATCTTTGTCAATGGATATATGCGTTTTAAATCCAGCCTAAGCTTCAGTTCTCCGAATAGCACATAAATAAGCACAACTGATTATTCTAAGCAGCTATTCAACGTAGAAATTGTCTCGTTGTGCATCTGTTCTTTTTCTGCTGATGTCTGGGACTTCTTCTATGGTCGTATTGCGCTATTTATACTGGAGATTTTTTGAGCGGTTACTCCTGCTTCGACACTCCCATTTCGAGTGGGTACAAATTGTGGTTGTTTATTTCCGCATGTAGTTCTTTTTACCTGCCAGTCTGCCGGTGACCGTGACTTCCTTCCCCTTTGTGGCATGTGGAACTCAAGGAGTTGAGGGATTTTATGTGGAGTGGTTTTCCTGTTTTCATACTCCTATCCTAAGAGTAGGAGTGGAAAGTTCAAATAGATTATTTACCAGAGTTAGACAAACAAATATTTGAGTAGTCATTTGAAATATGAGAAAATCATGGTTAGTTTACCACATAAAGATTAAGATCATAAAAACTAGTAAAAATTTGGTTAGTATCCTCGCAAAGTTTGCGATTTAGGGAAAGGAGTCAAAAAAATCAGGACAGAAAATGAAATATGTCTAACTAATGGATTGAAAAAGATATTGCAGTAGGATTCCGGTGGTTTTATCTCATTCATTGGCTTGCTTTTGCAGGTGTGCGAAAATCATCCACAAGGGGTTGTTTTGGTCAAATTTAAGGATAGGAGGGATGCACATAGGTGCACTGAGGCGATGAATGGACGCTGGTAAGTGATTGCATCTGAAACTTTTGTTATCTCATGCAGACTGTATTGTAGTTCTTTACCCGAGTCTTATTATTCCTTCTATTCTATTTATATGACACACTTCCCTTTTTAGTTTATTCCCAACCTTTCTATATTTTGGAACtctttaattttaagttttttgCGCTTAGTGTGATATATGCTCTTGCAGCCACAAAAATGTTTTAACACCACAAGTTCCAATTGCACTTTTGGTGTGTAGAgagtctttctttcttaaactctccGCCAAATACACAACCATATAAAATGTAAGATGGAGTATAAACAAGCATGTAATATTGCTTATCTCGTGAAGTTGCTTTTCTGTATAGACAGCAGACTAATCAGCATCTCTGAGAGCTTGAACTTTGTTCCATTATTGTCCTTGTTTTTGTTTCCCTCATCTGATTTGTATTCGTTTATTGTAACAGGTTTGCTGGTCGGCAAATCCATGCTAGTGAGGATGATGGATCTGTTAACCATGCTTTAGTCCGAGATATAGATGAAGAAACTGATAGATTAGAGAAGTTTGGAGCTGAACTCGAAGCTGATTCATAGATGTGCTTCTCCATGTGGAAATAGTAGCAACACTTATTTTTGCTTGCTGTACAATCCATGCCTCTATGCACTCTTTGAATAGGAATTCGTTCTGAAGGATCCTGGCTATTGTATTTTGGCGGGTCTCTGAGATCTTGCAAAAAGATTTTCATGGATGTGATAGGAGTTGAGGTCGCCGCATGCCAACTATATTTGTAATTGCAAGTAATGGGTTATCTCCTAGTTTTCTCTGGAGTACATGTGACATGATCAATTGAAATGAGAGTAGAAATTTCTCTAGTGCTTGACTTTTGTTTTCAGAATGTGACTTGCTCTGTAATTATTGTAGCTGCAAAAATTTGTTCGCCGATCGCTCTTCTCTGTTTTTGTCGCTGAAACTCCTTGTAATTGTCGATTCTCTTTGTTCTCTCCCATTCCTCTCACCAGTATCAAAACTGGATTTGTCTGGTATACTTTTGCAAAGAAATGTACTACTGTTATGTTTAAATTGTGGAATTCTGGCAGGGTACTTGAAGTTACATGCTTAtttagggctcgtttggtacgCGAGATAAGGTGTCATAAGGTAAGGATTATACCATCAACCAAACATGATATAAATTTAATCCCAGACATATCCCACCTTATCCCATCCAACTTGGGATTATTTTATCTCACCTCCAAGGTGGGATAAATTAGTCCAAGGATTATAATCTCTGGATAATTTAGTTCGCGTACCAAACAACTTCCACAGCACAACCTGTGTATGGGCAGGAGGATCTTGTGGAtcactttcttggtttggctatATGTATCCGGCATTCGAAATTAGTTTGCTTGACTAATTCGAATTTGTGCCGTGTAAATTCATTTTTAGTGAAAATGTTACCTACAAAGAGTTTATTCATTCTCGTGGTTCGAACTTGACGTTTCTACTTTAAGGTAAAGTGTTTTTAGCCAAGTGATAACATAATTTTCATACTGACTACTGAAAATTGGAAAGTACCCTCTCTTTTTTCATCTTATATTGTATTTTATCCTTTTTAATCAAACTCCAAAAGTAATGAATATAGGATATTTTGACTTTGAAAATGATTTCCCGTTGCTCCTCATCAGCTTAGCTGTAAGCCTGTAACACCTCAAACATTTTCTGTTTTTGTATTCTCTTTCCCACACAACGGTCATATTCCCATCAAAGTCACAAATATGACCGTtacacctccccccccccccctaccCAAACAAAAACCTCCCTTCTCCTCACCTTATATACCAAAACTCCCTTAATCTCAGTCCTCAGTTCACTTACAAAAACTTCATCTACAAAAAATAATCCTTTCTTGAACGTCATCTCTATAATCGAAAAAGGAAAATGGGCTTCACTAGTTATGCAGAAATATCTGAATCCCTTTATCGTACTCGCAAATTCTTCCTTATATGCAACTACATTCTTCTTGGAGCAGCTTCCAGCTGCATCTTCTTGACCCTTTCTCTTCGTCTTATCCCTTCGCTCTGCGGATTTTTTCTCATTCTTCTCCACATTTTCACAATTGGGGGCGCAGTCTTTGGCTGCGCAGCCGTTTCCACTTCCTCGGGAACTGGAAAATGGTATGGACCCCACATGGTTTCAACTGTTTTAACTGCCATTTTACAGGGGTCTGTTTTTGTGCTGATTTTTACAAGAACGGGTGATTTTCTTGGAAAGTTGAAGTCTTATGTTAGGGAAGAAGATGGTGAGATGATTTTGAGATTGGGTGGTGGATTGTGTGCTTTGATATTTTGCTTTGAGTGGGTTGTGCTTACACTTGCATTTTTCTTGAAATATTATTCTTATGTGGAAGGTGATGGTAATGTTGTTGGTGGATCAATTGCTATGAAAAGAAGTGCTAAGGTTCAAGATGAAGAAGATATCAAGAATTGGCCATGGCCTTTTCAAGTCTAAGTAGTAATATAAATTGGTCTTTTCttttgtggggggaggggggggggttaAAGCTATTATATCATAGcttaaattatttgtttatttgggttttcttcttttgttttgtttgtttgagtTGTGTTCTTTGATGGTTCATCATATACATATGAGTATGTTATTTTGTAATGAGGAAATTGGAAATGCAATTGTTTTTTTGCTATTATCTTCTATACTATTTTACTTTATGGTTGATTTGGGAGTCAATATTTTCACAGGTGAAAAGATAAAAATCACACAAaaaaatgttgtagtaatattgaATTGTTAATTGTTACTTAGTAATCCCAACCAGCAACAAAAATTTTGACTCGTGTAAAAAGAAATTCTCTGACAAATCTGTCTAGAAATGACCCTTGctctattttctaattttttgtcAAATTAGTTTGGAACCCTCCTATAATTAGACTTGTGCCACTAGGATGGCAAGTAGAATTTTCCTAGGCAAACTCTATACACCATATGAATTGCTTTTAGCTGAAGTTGGACTCTTGTGCCAATAAATTAAATATGCTTCAAAAATAGCTACTGTGAGCCCATGGATGTCGCTAAGAGTCACGAATACATGatgtgtgagttaggcacacgttACAATAAACTCTATCGCAAGCTTGAAATTTGTCTAAAAATGACCCTTGctctattttctaattttttgtcAAATTAGTTTGGACCTCCTATAATTAAGACTTGTGCCACTAGGATGGCAAGTAGAATTTTCCTAGGAAAACTCTATACATCATATGAATTGCTTTTAGCTGAAGTTGGACTCTTGTGCCAATAAATTAATATGCTTGTGAGCCCATGGATGTCGCTAAGAGTCACGAATACATGatgtgtgagttaggcacacgttACAATAAACTCTATCGCAAGCTTGAAATCTGTCTAGAAATGACCCTTGctctattttctaattttttgtcAAATTAGTTTGGACCTCCTATAATTAGACTTGTGCCACTAGGATGGCAAGTAGAATTTTCCTAGGCAAACTCTATACACCACATGAATTGCTTTTAGCTGAAGTTGGACTCTTGTGCCAATAAATTAATATGCTTCAAAAATAGCTACTGTGAGCCCATGGATGTCGCTAAGAGTCACGAATACATGATGTGTAAGTTAGGCACACGTTACAATGAACTCTATCGCAAGCTTGAAATCTGTCTAGAAATGACCCTTGctctattttctaattttttgtcAAATTAGTTTGGACCTCCTATAATTAGACTTGTGCCACTAGGATGGCAAGTAGAATTTTCCTAGGCAAACTCTATACACCACATGAATTGCTTTTAGCTGAAGTTGGACTCTTGTGCCAATAAATTAATATGCTTCAAAAATAGCTACTGTGAGCCCATGGATGTCGCTAAGAGTCACGAATACATGatgtgtgagttaggcacacgttACAATAAACTCTATCGCAAGCTTGAAATCTGT harbors:
- the LOC107762322 gene encoding uncharacterized protein LOC107762322; amino-acid sequence: MGFTSYAEISESLYRTRKFFLICNYILLGAASSCIFLTLSLRLIPSLCGFFLILLHIFTIGGAVFGCAAVSTSSGTGKWYGPHMVSTVLTAILQGSVFVLIFTRTGDFLGKLKSYVREEDGEMILRLGGGLCALIFCFEWVVLTLAFFLKYYSYVEGDGNVVGGSIAMKRSAKVQDEEDIKNWPWPFQV